The Rhizobium viscosum genomic sequence GAGAGTATGTGGACCTGCCTGCTATCCTCAGGCGCCTCAGTGCGCTCGACCATGCCGTAGTCCCTGACGATATGGCCGATGCGCAGGCGATAATCGGCAAAAATGCCGTTGCGGCCAGCCTTCTGGGCCGCCCGATGGGCTTCGAGGTTGCGCCACTCGCGCAGCGCCTCTTCATCCTGGAAGAAGGAAAGCGAGAGGATTTTGCCGCGCATCGTCAGGCTCTCGAAACGCTCGATAGAAATGAAGCCATCAATCTTTTCGAGCTCGGATCTGAGTTCGCCGGCAAGGTCCAGATATCGATGGCGCTCGCCAACATAGGGGATAACCTCGAAGATAACGGCGATCATGGCAGCACGAGCTTCGCATGAGGGGCCGAGACGTTCTTCAGAAAGATGCGGTCCTCTTTCACGATGAAGCGCTCGCGGCGGGCAAATTCGTAATTCTCCCGGCCGAGCGGATCGGCAGCAAGCCTGGCGCGATAGGCCTCGTAGGCCGCGAGGCTTTCGATATTGTAGACACCGTAAGCCGTTGTTGCCGAGCCCTCATGCGGGCCGTAATAGCCGATCAGGTCGGCGCCGTTTCTCGGGATCGCCTGTCCCCAGTTGCGGGCATATTCGGCAAAAGCATCCTTGCGGAAGGGGTCGATCTCGTAGCGGATGAAGCAGGTGATCATCGCTTTCTCCTTTCGTGTTTCGTATGAGAGGCGTTTTCGCACATTGCGATACGAAGATGCTTCGGTTACGATCGAAGTATGAAGGAAGGACCCGACATAGCGCAGATCGGCGCACTCATCGGCGATCCAGCGCGCGCTAATATGCTGGCGGCGCTGACCGGCGGTCGTGCGCTGACCGCGACCGAACTTGCGGCAGCCGGCGGCATCACGCTGCAGACTGCCAGCACTCATCTTTCGAAGCTCGAAACCGGCGGGCTGCTGGCTCAGCGTAAACAGGGGCGGCACCGCTATTTCACGCTGGCCGATGAGGCCGTGGCCCGGCTGATCGAAAGCATGATGGGCCTTGCAGCAAGCCGAGGGCATCTGCGCCACCAGCCCGGCCCTAAGGATCCGGCGCTGCGCAAGGCGCGCATCTGCTACGACCATCTCGCTGGTGATTTTGGCGTGCGCATGCTGGACAGCCTGGTTGCATCCGGATCGATCGATGCCATCGGCGACGGGCTTGCCGTGACGGCCAGGGGCGAGAGCGATCTGCAATGCATCGGCATCGACGTCGGCAGCCTCAAATCCTCGCGCCGGCCGCTCTGCCGCTCCTGCCTCGACTGGAGTGAACGCCGTGCCCATCTTGCCGGCAGCCTCGGCAAGGCGCTGCTTGCGAATTTGATGGAAAAGGGCTGGGCGCGGCGGATGCCGGAAAGTCGATCGGTGGTCTTTTCGCCGGAAGGCGAGCGGCAGTTTCTCAAGCTTTTTCCGCTGGAAGGCTAACAAGGCGCGATAAGCGTATTCCTGAAATGCTTGCGAGCGACCGTGGTGCCAAGCTCGCTCGGGTACGCAGAACCTGAATGCAATTGGATCACGGAAAAGCGCAAAGGCACGCGGAATTCCCCCGAATTGGGAGAATTCACATGCTAAGAAATTCTATAATTTTGAGACTTTAGCCGACGATGGCAAAAGCTTCCCGCTCGCCGCCCTTTTGAGCGGGCTGCGGCGCGCGCCCAATCCACTGCACATGCTTCTGGAGGATGGCAGCAGCCTCCTCCGCCTTGCCTTGGCGAAGTGCGGCAAGGATAGCGCGATGGTCGTGATCGGTCCGCTTTTCCCAGCCCGATCGCCAGGCGGAGAACAGGAAGCGAGCGCTTGCCGCATGCAGGTCATCGATCGAGGCCAGCAGGCGCGGCATCGCGCAAGGGGTGAGGATCAGGCGGTGGAAGCGGCGGTTCGCCTCTTCCCAAGCATGCACATCGGCAGCGGCATCGCCCTCGCGCGTCGCCTCTTCGGCGGCATCGAAGATGGCGGGCGTCAGGTGGCGGATGGCGTGCTTCAGGGCGAGCACTTCGAGGGCAGCACGCATTTCGGCCACTTCTCGCACTTCGGCGAGATCGAATGAGGCGACGCGTACACCACGGCGCGGCTCACTGATCGCCAGGCCCTGCGCCTCGAGCCGGCGAAAGGCCTCGCGCACCGGCACATGGCTGGTCTCGAATTCCTCGGCAACATGGTCCTGACGAAGACG encodes the following:
- a CDS encoding NIPSNAP family protein, with translation MITCFIRYEIDPFRKDAFAEYARNWGQAIPRNGADLIGYYGPHEGSATTAYGVYNIESLAAYEAYRARLAADPLGRENYEFARRERFIVKEDRIFLKNVSAPHAKLVLP
- a CDS encoding ArsR/SmtB family transcription factor; translated protein: MKEGPDIAQIGALIGDPARANMLAALTGGRALTATELAAAGGITLQTASTHLSKLETGGLLAQRKQGRHRYFTLADEAVARLIESMMGLAASRGHLRHQPGPKDPALRKARICYDHLAGDFGVRMLDSLVASGSIDAIGDGLAVTARGESDLQCIGIDVGSLKSSRRPLCRSCLDWSERRAHLAGSLGKALLANLMEKGWARRMPESRSVVFSPEGERQFLKLFPLEG
- a CDS encoding antibiotic biosynthesis monooxygenase family protein, with the protein product MIAVIFEVIPYVGERHRYLDLAGELRSELEKIDGFISIERFESLTMRGKILSLSFFQDEEALREWRNLEAHRAAQKAGRNGIFADYRLRIGHIVRDYGMVERTEAPEDSRQVHILSAAE
- a CDS encoding GntR family transcriptional regulator, which codes for MSREPEDTIAARIARVLAERIVHGELAPGARLRQDHVAEEFETSHVPVREAFRRLEAQGLAISEPRRGVRVASFDLAEVREVAEMRAALEVLALKHAIRHLTPAIFDAAEEATREGDAAADVHAWEEANRRFHRLILTPCAMPRLLASIDDLHAASARFLFSAWRSGWEKRTDHDHRAILAALRQGKAEEAAAILQKHVQWIGRAPQPAQKGGEREAFAIVG